A part of Vigna radiata var. radiata cultivar VC1973A chromosome 11, Vradiata_ver6, whole genome shotgun sequence genomic DNA contains:
- the LOC106776747 gene encoding glycine-rich cell wall structural protein 1.0 has translation MATSKVVLGNILFVFVCLGICSAARTLLTLEDRVNLHVGTAVGGYGGGGGSGGGGGGGGGAGVEHGAGGYGEGAGGGEGAGAGYGAAGGGHGGGGGNGGGGGGGADGGGYGGGAGKGGGEGYGGGGANGGGYGGGSGGGGGGGAGGAGSGYGGGEGSGTGGGYGGANGGGGGGGRGGGGGGGAGGANGGGYGGGEGAGQGAGGGYGGGAAGGGGGGSGGGGGGGGGYGGGGARGGGYGGGGGGGEGGGHGGGYYP, from the coding sequence ATGGCAACTTCTAAAGTAGTTCTCGGTAACATTctctttgtgtttgtttgtttaggAATTTGCTCTGCTGCAAGAACACTCCTCACTCTAGAGGACCGTGTCAACTTGCATGTTGGCACTGCTGTTGGTGGATATGGCGGTGGTGGAGGAAGTGGCggcggaggaggaggaggaggaggtgcTGGAGTAGAGCACGGTGCTGGTGGCTACGGAGAAGGAGCTGGAGGAGGTGAAGGTGCCGGTGCTGGATATGGGGCTGCGGGTGGTGGACACGGTGGTGGTGGAGGAAAcggtggtggcggtggcggtggtgCTGATGGAGGTGGATACGGTGGAGGGGCTGGTAAGGGTGGTGGTGAAGGATATGGCGGAGGTGGAGCAAACGGGGGTGGTTATGGTGGTGGAAGTGGAGGAGGAGGTGGCGGTGGTGCAGGGGGTGCTGGTAGTGGTTATGGAGGCGGGGAAGGGAGTGGGACTGGTGGTGGCTACGGTGGAGCCAAtggtggaggaggaggtggaggaaggGGTGGGGGTGGTGGAGGAGGTGCTGGCGGAGCAAATGGAGGAGGATATGGTGGTGGTGAGGGAGCTGGACAAGGAGCCGGTGGAGGATACGGTGGTGGAGCAGCTGGTGGCGGTGGGGGTGGCTCtggtggcggtggcggtggcggtggaGGCTATGGTGGTGGAGGTGCACGTGGGGGTGGATATGGAGGAGGGGGTGGGGGTGGCGAAGGTGGTGGCCACGGTGGTGGATACTACCCATGA
- the LOC106777112 gene encoding glycine-rich cell wall structural protein 1.8-like produces the protein MATIHTFPTLLFSLLFALGLCSARRALLTFDTGYGLGIGIAGGYGAGGGGGSGGGGGYGGENGVVGYGGGSGGGQGGGVGYGGDHGYGGGGGSGGGGGVAYGGGGEHGGGYGGGQGGGAGGGYGAGGEHGIGYGGGGGSGAGGGGGYGAGGAQGGGYGTGGGAGGGAGGQQGGGYGGGQGGGGGTGGGYGEGGVHGGGYGGSGQGSGGGAGGGYGGGGGQGGGAGGGYGAGGEHGGGYGGGQGGGAGGGYGAGGEHGGGSGGGQGGGAGGGYGTGGEHGGGYGAGQGGGAGGGYGGEHGGGYGGGEGGGGGYGSGGEHGIGYGGGGGSGGGSGGGYGDGGAHGGGYGGGAGGGGGYGAGGAHGGGYGGGGGSGVGHGGYVP, from the coding sequence ATGGCTACTATACATACATTTCCCACTCTTCTTTTCTCACTACTGTTCGCTCTGGGTCTGTGTTCTGCTAGAAGGGCCCTTCTCACCTTTGATACTGGATATGGTCTAGGCATTGGCATTGCTGGTGGTTATGGTGCTGGTGGAGGTGGCGGCTCCGGTGGTGGCGGTGGATATGGTGGGgagaatggagttgttgggtaTGGAGGTGGTAGTGGCGGAGGACAGGGTGGGGGAGTAGGATATGGCGGTGATCATggatatggtggtggtggtggaagtggtggcggtggcggtgTGGCTTATGGTGGTGGGGGAGAGCATGGTGGTGGTTATGGTGGAGGTCAAGGAGGTGGAGCAGGTGGAGGATACGGAGCCGGTGGGGAACATGGCATTGGGTATGGAGGAGGTGGCGGAAGTGGTGCTGGTGGTGGGGGTGGGTATGGTGCAGGAGGAGCACAGGGTGGTGGATATGGTACGGGTGGAGGAGCTGGTGGTGGTGCAGGAGGACAGCAAGGGGGCGGTTACGGGGGTGGTCAAGGAGGTGGAGGGGGAACAGGTGGAGGATACGGTGAAGGTGGAGTACATGGTGGTGGTTATGGTGGTAGTGGTCAAGGAAGTGGAGGTGGAGCAGGTGGAGggtatggtggtggtggtggacaAGGAGGTGGAGCTGGTGGAGGATATGGTGCGGGTGGAGAGCATGGAGGTGGATATGGTGGTGGACAAGGAGGAGGAGCGGGTGGAGGATACGGTGCGGGTGGAGAGCACGGTGGTGGATCAGGGGGTGGTCAAGGAGGGGGAGCTGGTGGAGGGTATGGTACCGGCGGAGAGCATGGTGGGGGATATGGGGCTGGCCAAGGAGGTGGAGCAGGCGGAGGGTATGGTGGAGAGCATGGTGGTGGTTATGGCGGAGGTGAAGGAGGTGGAGGAGGATATGGTTCCGGTGGGGAACATGGCATTGGATACGGAGGAGGTGGTGGAAGTGGAGGTGGGAGTGGAGGAGGTTATGGTGATGGAGGAGCTCATGGAGGTGGATATGGTGGCGGCGCCGGTGGAGGAGGTGGGTATGGGGCAGGTGGAGCACATGGTGGTGGTTACGGAGGAGGTGGTGGAAGTGGCGTGGGCCATGGTGGCTATGTTCCCTAA